The Saccharothrix violaceirubra genome segment ACCTCCGCGAGCCCTTGAGCCTGTGGCTCCGCGCCACCGAGGAACGCGCACTCCGTGACGGTTGGACGCACCTGCTGGGCCGGTCGGTCACCGCCGAGTGGAACGCGACCCGAGCGATCCTCCGCGCCGCAAGAGAGTGAGGCGTCGATGCGCTGCATCATGCAGAACCCCGGCGTCAACGAACACGAACCTGCAGTTGCGGTCATCGTCACCCACGTCGAAGACGGCAACCGCATCCCGATCTGCAAGCGGGACCTGGACTGGTGGCTGGACGACGCCGACGACAATCCCGGCATGGAACCGGCAGACCTCGTTTTCCTCTGATCTCGACGGAGATGCCCGATGTCTGACCTCCCGCGCAACCTCGTGATCCGCGACCCCGGCGAGGAATTCACGTTCCGGATCGGCGACCACGACCTCACCGACCTCCCGATCGCCCAGCACGGGCCGATCATCGAGAACCTCACGCCCGGCCACGCCAACCCGCTTTACCGCGCGTGGGTGCCGTTCATGGTCGAGGGCACGATCGAGGACCCGCAGGGCCTGTGCCGTCTCGTCCACGACGGAGAAGCCGAACTCGTGGGCCTGCCCAGCGGCGAGCAGGAACTGACCCTGCGCCTACCCGCCGAGCCACCCGAGGGCTGGCACGCCATACCCCGAGGCGGACCCCACGCCCGACGTACCTTCACCCGAGCCGGCAGCCGCTGGGCCCACACCACCGATGGTGACAAGCCGACGTGGCCGGAACTTCTCGCATCGGCTGGCAGCGCGGGCGTCGCGGTCATAAGCCCCTTGGTCCCCGGCATCTGACCCGACAGGGAGGGTGACAGCGTGGGCACCTTCACCGTTCCCTGCCCGGACTGCGGCCACTCGTTCCCCATGACCACGACCACCACGCGACGCGGCGTCGATACCGACGGGCACCCGGTCGTCAACCTCACCCTCGACCTCACCGACGCGAAGACCCGCTTCGCCGCACACGTCCTGCTCAACCCCGACCAACATCCCACCTTCACCATCGACACCCAGCCCGACAGCAGGGAGACGGCCACGTGACCGGCCAGCCCCGACCCATCGGCGATCTGCTCGACGCACTCGGCGTCACCGCCCAGCTCGGCGACCACGACCGCATCACCGAAGCAGTCGTCATCGCCAAGGTCGTCGAACTCGACAGCTCCACAGGAGACCCACTGCTGGGCGTCTACACCGCTGCCGGTACGGACTGGATCGCACAGCGGGGACTGGTGCACGCGGCACGCGAGGTGCTGGAGGCCACGCCACCGGTCGGGTCGGACGACCCCGACTGACCGGACGGCACCCACACCAGCACCCTCAAAACGATCAAGACAACGACCATACCCCCAGGGGTAGTCCCCCGTACCGGGGGTGTTTCCGCAGGTCGCCTCGGGCAAGGGCCGCGCAGGTGCCGGCAGAAGTTCGGAAGACCCTTTGAGGCGGTGATCGTGATGGGTCGTGGAGGTCAGGGAAGGCCGAGGATGCCGACCGCGGTGGCCGAACTGAACGGCTACCGCAAGGACCGGATCAACCACGACGAGCCAGTCCCGGCCGCGGGTGAGGTGGAGCCGCCGGCCTGGATGGTCGCCGTGCATCAGTTGGCCGACGACGGTGAGGAGTCGGCACTGCAGGTGTGGCGCCGGCTGGCCCCGGACCTGATCGCGAAGAAGGTCCTCACGCCGTGGGACGTCGAGGCGTTCGCCGTGTACTGCACCTCGGTGGTCGGCTACCGGCGGGCTGCGATCGAGGTGGCCGTGGAGGGCATGACGACCCGGGGGTCGCAGGGGGTCGTGAAGAACCCGGCGGTGACGGCGATGAAGGACTGCGCGGACCTGATGAACCGGTACGGCGCGAAGTTCGGTCTGACCCCCTCGGACCGGGCGGCGTTGGCGATCAAGCCCGACGAGGGCAAGGGCAAGGGGGCGGAACGCCTGCTCGGCTGAGGAGGGCGCGGTGGCTCTCCCGAGATGCGGGTACGTCCTGGACGACCTGGAGTGCCGGGAGCGCGGGGACCACTTCTGCGAGCCGCGGGCGTTGCACGCGAAGGCGTTTTTCGAGGAGATCCTGGTCCACACCAAGGGCACGTGGGCGCGGAAAAGGTTCGTCCTGTCGGCGTGGCAGGACACCGAGATCATCGCCCCGATCTTCGGTCCGGTGCGGTGGTCGGAGGAGTTCGGCTGCTACGTGCGCGTGATCCGGATCGTGTGGATCGAGCTGGCGCGCAAGCAGGGCAAGTCCGAGATCCTGGCCGGGATCGCGCTGTACATGCTGTGCGCGGACGGCGAGGAGCAGGCCGAGGTCTACGGGGCGGCGTGCGACAAGGACCAGGCGCGGAAGGTGTTCGACGTCGCGGCGCGGATGGTGCAGTTGTCACCGGTGCTGTCGAAGCGGCTGGTGGTCAAGCAGCACGAGAAGCGGATCGTGGACGAGCGGACGGGTTCGTACTACGAGGTGATCGCGGCGGACGCGGCGGGCAACCTGGGGCACAACCCGCACTGCATCGTGTTCGACGAGGTGTTGACGCAGAAGAACGGTGCGCTGTGGGACTCGCTGCGCACGGCGATGGGCACGCGGACGCAGGCGTTGATGGTCGCGGCGACCACGCCGGGGGACGATCCGTCGTCGTGGTGCGGCGGGATGCACGACGAGATGCAGCGCGTCGCGGACCAGCCGGAGCGGGCTCCGCACATCCACGTGTTCCTGCGCAACACGCCGCCGGACGCGGACCCGTGGGACGAGACCCTGTGGGGTTACGCGAATCCGGCGCTCGGCGAGTTCCTGTCGATCCAGGCGTTGCGGGACGAGGCGGTCGAGGCGCGCAACGACCCGTCGAAGGAGAACTCGTTCCGCCAGTACCGGCTCGCGCAGTGGGTGCGGCAGTCGCATCGGTGGATGCCGATGCACCTGTACGAGGACTGCGTCGGCGAGCCGTGGCTGGCCCCGGACTACCGGCGGCGGGAGTTGTCGGGGCGGGTGGCGTGGGCCGGGTTCGACCTCGCCGCGAAGTTCGACCTCGTCTCGTGGTGCCTGCTGGTGCCCGATGGCCACGAGGTGCACGCGTTGTGGCGGTTCTGGCTCCCGGAGTCGGGACTGGCCTTTTTGGACAAGCACAACGAGGGGAAGTTCTCCCGGTGGGCGCGTGAGGGCTGGTTGACGGTGACCGAAGGGGACGTCGTCGACTACGACCGCGTCTACACCGACATCGAAACGGACGCCCGGGACTTCGACATTCGCGCGTCGGACGCGGACCAGTGGTCGATGGCGCCGGTGATCCAGGAGATCGAGAAGCGCACCGGGGTGTGGGAGATCGATGCCTACAACAACACCTACCAGCGCATGTCCCCGGGGATGACGGAGCTGATGGCGCTGGTGAAAGCGCGCCGATTCCGGCACCACGGGAACCCGGTCGCCCGGTTCTGCTTCGACGCGGTCGAGGTGCGCAAGGCCCCGTACGACCCGGAGCTGATCCGGCCGGACAAGCCCGAGCGTGACAAGTCCGGGAAGCGGATCGACGCGGTGCCGTCGGCGGCGATGGCGGTGTCGGCGTGGAAACGGGACCCGCTGCCCGAGACGAAACCGACCGAGCCTGGTCGGCGGATCGTGGTGTCGTCGCGGAGAGGGAGGTCCGCGTGAAGCTGTCCGACCTCACCCCCGAGGAGTGGTACGCGCGGCTGACCACGAAGACGCTGCACCAACGCAGGACCGCGTTGAAGTGGTGGCAGTACATGAACCTCGAACAGGAACTCGTGTACGTCGCCCGGATCATCGCCGAGCAGGACGACCGGTTCCCGCCGCTGTTGCTGCCGTGGGCTGAACTGGTCGTCGAGTCGGTGATCGAACGCCTGCGGCTGGAGAGCTTCCTGTCCGGTGAGGCGCCGGTCGACGCGCTGGTGAAGTCGTGGAACGACAACGACCTAGCCGTCAACAGCGACGAGGCGCACAAGGCGTCGAGTGTCTCCGGCCTGCACTTCCTGATGGTCGGTCCGGACGGGGCCGGTGGTTCGCCGATGGTGACCACCGAGTACTGCGACCAGGTCGCGGTCGAGTTGGACCCGCGGACCCGGCAGCCGCTGGTGGGGCTGAAGTTGTGGACCGAGGACCTCGATGGCTTCGGAGAGGGGCACGCGGCTCTCTACATCCCCGAGGTGCCGACGTTGACCCAGCGGAGGCCTGGCCGGTGCAGGGTATTCGAGCTGGACGAGAACGGCGCCCTGTTCGAGACGGAGCCGCTGGGCGACTGGTCGCGGGTGATCGCCGAGGACCCGTCGTTGCCGAGTGTTCCGTTCGTGCCGATGCTCACCAACCCGGTGCGAGGCCATGGCACCTCCGACCTGCTGCAGCTCAAGCCGACGCTGGACGGGGCGAACCAGATCGCCACGAACATGATGGCGGCGGTGGAGCATCACGCGGTGGGCCGGAAGTGGGTCGTCGGCGCGTCGGAGAAGGACTTCGTCGACGAGAACGGGAACCAGATCCCGTTGTGGCGGATCGCGATGGGCGACGTGTGGGCGATCCCGCATGCGAAACAGGAACAGCGCAACGAGAAGCCGCCGGAGACCAAGGTCGGCCAGTTCGCGGCGTCGGACCTGCGGAACTTCCACGAGTCCCTGAAGACCCTGGCGCAGGTCGCGGCCTCGAAGTACGGGCTGCCGCCGCTGTACATGGGCTACTCCAGCGACAACCCGGCGTCGGCCGAGGCCATCCAGTTCTCGCTGGAGCGGCTCGTGCTACGCGCGGAGAAGCGGCAGTTGTGGTACGGCGGCGCGTGGGAACGCGCGGGACGTATCCAGTGGGCGATCCTCGGTAAGGACCCGACGGAGATTTCCGGCATGGAGTCGAAGTGGCGCAACGCGGCCACGCCGACGATGGCGTCCAAGATGGACGCGGCGGTGAAGGCGGTCGGTGGTCCGGTGATCGACCAGGAGCAGGCGTGGAACGACATCGGCTACTCCGAGGCGGCCAAGGCCGGGATGCGCGAGCGGATGCGTCTGCGTGGTGTGACAGCGGCCCAGTCGCTGCGTGACCTCGATGCCACGGCGACACCCCGCGGGGGTGCCTAGTGCTCCCGTCCTCCGTAGCTGAGGTCGCCGGCACCTACAGCCGCCTGGTGGACGAGCTTGTGGTCGAGGCGATGGCAGTGCTGGACCAGGCGCTGTCGCGTGGCCGGTCGTCACCGGAGGCGTGGCGGGACGCGGTGCAGGCGATCGGTGACCGGCTACTCGCACTGCAGGTGACGGCCGCGTCGTACGCGGACCCGTACCTCAACGACGTGCTCGACGCCCAGGACACCGACCCTGTCGCGGATGCCGTGGTGCAGCCGGCGGCGTTCGCGGACACAACAGACGGCGGCGGGTCCTGGCTGCAGGGGCTGGTGTTCGCGCCGAACTCGGTGCGGGAGCCGGGTGTGGAGTGGGCGTCGCGGTTCGCTTTCGTGGCCCGGTCGATCACGGCGACGGGGATCACCGACGTCGCGCGCGGGTCGGTGCAGGCGGGCATGCAGGCCCGTCCGGCGACCCGCTGGTACGTGCGGATGCTGACCGGCAAATCCTGTGCGCGGTGCGCGATCCTCGCGGGCCGCCAGTACCGGTCCTCGGTGGCGTTCAAACGCCACAGGCGCTGTGACTGCCGGGTGGTGCCCGCGGCCGAGTCCGTGCGGGACTGGACGGTCGACCCCGACGAGTACTTCCGCTCCCTGACCACGGAGGAGCAGGACGAGCGGTTCGGCAAGGCCAACGCGGAGGCGATCCGGCTGGGTGCGGACGTCGCGCAGGTCGTCAACGCCGAGTCCGGGGTGTACGTGGCCTCGGCGCACGGCCGCGAGTACCTGGCGACCACCACCGGTACGACCCGACGAGGTCTGGCCGGGCAGCGGCTCGATGGCGCCGCCCGCCTGCTACCGGACGAGATCTTCCTCCAGGCCGAGCGGCTTGGTTGGGACCGCGAGGAGATCCTCGCGCAGCTCAGGCGTAACGCCTACCTCATCTGACCTACTCGAACAGTCCTGTGTGGACGTGCCGGACGACGGCGGCACACCCGGTTCGAGGTTTCCGTCGGTACTCCGCTCCGGAGGATGCAGTGACCCAGCCCCAGGCTGTTCCGTCCGACCCTGCCCAGACCACGCCGCCGGCCCCCGGACCGACGACTGGGTCTCCCGCTCCCGCGACGACCGACTCGCCGTCTGCGAAGACGTTCACGCAGGAGCAGGTGAACGAGATGTTCGCCCGGGAGAAGCGGCGGCTGGCGGACAAGTACGCCGACTACGACACCGCGAAGACCAAGGCCGCGGAGCTGGACAGGCTCCAGGAAGCCAGCGCCACCGAGTTGGAGAAGGCGGTCAAGGCCGCGGACGCGGCGGCGCGTGCCGACGTGACCGCGAAGACCAACGCCCGCCTGGTCGGCGCGGAGGTCAAGGCGGCGGCGGCGCACGCCGGGTTCAACGACCCCGGTGACGCGGTGATCCAGCTCGGCGCGCAGATCGCGGGCGTGAAGGTCGGCGACGACGGCCAGGTCGACGAGGACGCCGTGAAGGCACTCGTAGCCGAGTTGGCGCAGGCCAAGCCGTACCTGGTGAAGCAGGCGGACGCCAGGCAGCAGCCACTTCCCGGGCAGGGACTGCACCAGCCATCACGCACTGCGGGCAGTGACGAGGGCAAGGCCGAAGCCGCACGCCGGTTCGGCAAGCCACCGGCCCGCCCCTGACGATGAAAGGCAACCCATGACCGACATCTCGGTCCGCTGGAACGACTACCAGGTCGAGAAGCGGGACTGGTTGGCGGGCGAGCACGGAACCGGCCCGGGCGACAACCCGTCCGTCGTGCTCGACGTCTCCCTGTTCACGCAGAACATCCACTACCCCAACGGTTACATCCCGTCGGGCACCCCGCTGGCGAAGGTGACGGCGACCGGATTGTACGGGCCGTACAGCGTCACCGACGAGGTGCAGACCATCACCGAGGGCGGCTCCGGTCTCACCTCGTTCACGTTGACCCTGTCGGGTCAGACCACGGGGTCCATCGCCGCCGCGGCGACCGCGGACACGGTGAAGGCCGCGATCGAGGCCCTGTCGAACGTCGGCGCGGGCAACGTCGCGGTCACCGGCAACGCGGGCGGGCCGTACACGGTGACGTTCACCGGCGCGTTGGCGGACACCAACGTCGCGCAGATGACCGCAACCCCGACCGGTGGCACCGGCACCGTCACGATCGCCACGACCACCGGCGGCGGCACCGAGGGCACCGGCGGCCTGGAGACCTGTGCGGGTCTGCTGTTCGGCTTCGCCACGGTCGTACGCGGGACCACCACGCTGGCCAAGGTCGGCGGGGCGCTGTTCGTGCACGGGTTCGTGCGCCGCTCACGGCTGCCGTTCACGTTGGACACCAACGGGCAGAACGACCTCAAGCTGATCCACTTCACCGACTGATCGGAGGGACTGATCATGGCTATCGTCTTCGACGGCCCGGTTTCCCCCGACGCCGTCACGAGTTTCATCCGTCTGGTCCCGGCCACCACCGGGTTCATCCTCAACGAACTCCTGCCCGACAAGGAGTTCCAGGACATCGAAGTCGACTTCGAGGAACTGGTCCTCACCAACCGGGTGGCCCGGTTCCGCAGCTACGACGGCCGAGTGCACGTCTCCCAGCGGGACGGCATGCGGTCGGGCAAGGTCAGGCTGCCCCCCGTGTCCTCGTCGCTGAACATGGGCGAGTACGAACGGCTGCTGCTGGAGTTCGAGCGCATCGGCGGTACCCGCACCGACGCGCTCAAGCAGGCGATCTACAACGACGCCCTGCGCCTGGTCCGCGAGGTCCGCAACCGCATGGAGTTGGCGCGCGGGGACGTGCTCACCGACTTCAAGCTGTCGATGCTCGCAGGCGGCAACGAGCCCGCCGGTCTGGAGGCCGACTACGGCGCCCCGGCCGGGCACCTCGTCGCCCCCTCCACGCTGTGGAGCAACACCACCACGGCCACGCCGCTGAGCGACCTGGTCGCCTGGTGCGACCGGTGGAAGACCGACAACGGCGGCGCCGGAGCCGGTGCGCTGTGGACCTCCAACCGTGTGCTGCGTCTGGCGCAGCGCAACAAGGAGATCATCGACGCGGTCTACGGAGCCACCCAGGGACGTACCCGGGTCACCGTGGAGGAGCTGAACAACCTCCTGGAGTCCGAGGGCATCCCGACCATCCGTACCTACGACGCGTCGGTGGACGTGGACGGGGTCACCACGCCGATCATCCCGGACGACCGGTTGCTGATCGCTCCCGCCAACGGCGAGGAGCTGGGCTTCACGGCCTGGGGCATCTCGGCGACCGCGCTGGAGCTGGTCCGATCGAACGAAGCGGAGATGAACTTCGCCATCGCACCCGGTGTCGTCGGCCTGGTCGTCAAGGAAGGTCCGCCGTTCCGGGAGTTCACCTACGTCGACGCGGTCGGCATGCCCGTGATCTCCAACCCGCGCGCGCTGATCGTCGCCGACGTCCTGTGAGGAGGGTGACCGTATGGCACGGCTGAACACGCACGTGTCCGTGAACGGCGACTGGTACGGGCCCGACGACGACGTGCCGGACGAGGTGGCGGACCGGATCACCAACCCGGACGTGTGGTCCGAGCCGCCTTCCCGACGCGTCCAGGAGTCGGAGCCCGACGCCGAGGGTGAGGGCGAAGGGCCGGCCGACATGCCGGTTCCGCCTCCTCGGCGTGGCCCGGGTTCGGGAGGCCCGGCGTGGATCGAGTACGCCCGACAGGTCGGCGTCACCGGCGAGTTCGACTCCAAGGACGCGCTGATCGGCGAGCTGGAACGGCGCGGCCTGCTGCCGAAGGAGGCGTGACGCGGTGGCCACGTACGCCCTCCCGTCGGACGTGGCCACCCGCCTCGGCCTCGGTGGCAGCGGTTTCGACGAGGACGAGGAATCCCAGGCGCTCGCGCTGCTGGAGGACGTGTCTGCGGTCATGCGGTCACGTCTGCCGCTGCTGGACACGTGGATCACGGCCGGGCTGGTCGGCGCCGACACCGCCAAGGCCGTGGCCTGCTGGCTGGCGATGGAGTGCATCACCGTCGCCACCACCGGCGTCGGCAAATCCGGCGAGACCCACCCGGAGCACGCGGTGACGATCCGCTCGGCCGCAGGGCTGGACCTCTCCGACGCCCAGGTCGCCCAGCTCACCCCCGCCGGCGCGCGGGGCAGCGGGAGGCCGTTCTCGATCCGACCCGGAGGTGACTGACTGGTGAGCATCATCCGACTCAGGGACGTCGACGGCGACGTCCACTACACCGAGCAGGGTTCGCAGGCCGCGCGGCGGCTGCTGGACGAAGGCGCGGTCGACCTGGACGCGCCGACCACCGGAGGGGAGGTGGCGGCCGATGCCGCACCTGCCGGACCGGGTGACGATCACGACCCCGCGCCCGCCGACGACGGACCCGGACAGCGGAAACGAGCTGCCCGGACCGCCGATCGTGGAGCGGAACCGCCCGGCGCGGCTTAGCCAGCAGCCGGTCGCGAACGTCGGCGGCCAGACCGAACTCGTTGCGGCACAGGACACCACGGTGTCGCTGTGGACGATCCTCGTCGGCCCTCGCACCACGCTGACGGCCGAGTCCGTCGTGGTCGACGAGGCCACCAAACGCAAGTGGGTCGTCGTCGGCGCCGTGGCCCGCCGGCCCGAACATCACCCCAAGTACTTGGCCGCCGGCGCGCGGCTCATCTCCGACATGCAGTAGGGAGCCCACGCATGCCGCTCCAGACCAACCTCGGCGCCGCGATCACGGCGCTGCTGACCGGCACCACAGACCTCGGACCCGCGTCCACCCCGCAGAACCTGTCCTACGCGCGTACCTGGACCAGCGGTACCGCAGCCGGACAGGCAGACCTCGTGTGGGGCGACACCAACACGCTGGCCGCGTCGGCGACCACCGACGTCGACCTGGCCGGGTCGCTGACCGGACCGCTCGGCGGGACGATCACGTTCGCCCGGGTCAAGGCGATCCTGTTGACCGCCGACGCCGGGAACGCCAACAACGTCGTGCTGGGCGCGGCGGCGTCGAACGCGTTCGTCGGCCCGTTCGGGGCGTCGACGCACACCGTCGCCGTCCAGCCCGGCGGCAGCGTCCTGCTGGTCGCGCCCGGCGCCACGGCGTGGCCGGTCACCGCGTCGACCGCGGACCTGCTCCGGGTGGCGAACTCCGGCGCGGGCACGGCCGTCACCTACAGCCTGCTGATCGTCGGCGCGAGCGCCTGATGGGCGCGAAGGTCACCGTCTACTCGGGACAGGCCGTCGCGGAGGCGAACCGCATCTCCACCGAGTATCGGCGGCGGATCGCCGAGCGGATCGCCGCCGACGCCCGCGCCGAAGCACCGGTGCGCACGGGCGAGTACCGCGAGGGCATCGGCACACGCTCGGACGGCGACCGGGTGTTCGTCGAGGACACCGACCCCGAGTCCGTGTTCAAGGAGTACGGCACGGTCGACACCCCGCCTCATGCCGTGGTCACCGACGCGGCACGCCGGTACGGCCGGTACAGCGGGTGGCAGCCTCGGGGGTGAGCCGTGGAATCGGTGCTCCCGTGGATACCGCCGGCGATCCGACGCCTGCTGCTGGCCGACCCACTCTTCGCCGCGGCGGTGCCCGGTGGCCGGGTGTCCACACGCGCCCCCGGCGACGTGACCACGCCGTTCGTCACCATCCAACTGCCGACACCTCTCGGTGCGATGGGCGGCGGCGGGTACAAGCCCCTCGTCCAGGTCGACGCGTGGTCCGCGACGGTCGGCGGTGACGACCCGGAGGGCGTGGTGTGGCGGATCGCCATGACCGCGAAGAACACGCTGGAGCGGGCGCGGAACGTGCCGTACCAGTCGATGCACTACTCGTGCCGGGTCCTGGACGCCGGCCCGCTTCCCCCGGATACCTCGCGCGGCACCTCGTCGCCGCTGTACCGGGCGATGGTCCGCGTCGAGATGACCGTGCACAACACCTGACCCCGGCCCGCCGTGGGCTGGCCGCCTTGCGCGGCGGGCCGGACCTCCCTGCGGCGGCCACGAGATGACACCTCCAAGGCGGCCGGCCATCAACGAGCCCGACTGACGGGCCTTGAGTAGGAGGTTGCAGTGAGCACCTACGCAGACCCGTCCAAGGCGGTCGTGTGGCTGGACGGAGACGCTTTCCGCGCACCCGCCGGTACCGCGCTGCCGGCCGACATTTTCGCCGCCAGCCTTTCCGGCTGGGAGGCGTTCGGCGGCATCAAGGCCGGTTTTACCGTCCAGCGCACGCAGGAAATCACCAAGTTCACGATCTTCAACGCCAACGGCACTTACCTGTCGGTCAAGGGCGACGAGGACGGAACGATCAAGATGCGCCCGGTGGACATGTCCAAGGCCACCGCGCTCACCCTGCTCACCGGTGGTTCCATCGTGGCCGCCGCCGGCGGCTACGAGTGGGTCAAGGGTGACGACGAGAAGTTCGCCTACATCTGCCGGGTGTCCGCCGGAACCAGGCGAAAGGCGTACTTCCTCAAGAAGTCCGAGCTGGCCAACATTCCCGACGACGTGCTCAACGACGAAGACCTCGCCGGTTGGGACATGGAGATCAGTCCGTTGATCCCCGACGACGGGTCCCGGTTCATCCGCGTGTTCACCGAATCCAACCCTCTCGCCTAGGAGTGAGACATGACGCAAGGCGGCCACGACGTGCTCGACCTCGACGACGACACCCCCATCCCGCTGGCACCGATCGAGGTCTCGGTGTTCGGTCGCGTGTGGACCGTGCGACGGGAGTGGACCCCGGCCGACGCCATGCGGTACTGGGTACTGGCCCATCGGCGTAAGGACGCCGAGGCGATGGCGCTGCTGGTCGGCGACGGCGACGCGGCGGCGTTCGCCGAGATCATCGCCGCGGTGCCGTTGGAACGCAGCCAGGGCAAGCTCCGCCGACTGCTCAAGATCGCCGGGCTGCTCGCGCGTGACGCGCAGGACGAGGAGTCGGAGGGAAAATCCTCGGCTACCTCGCCGCCGCCCGGGGAGGATGGCGGGACGCACTCATCGCCGACTTCCGACAGTGGTACCGGGTCTCCCTGAACGCGGCGTGGACGTCGTGGCCGGTCGCCGAGTTCGTGGCGTGCGTCGACAGCCTGCTGCACCGACCGGATTCGGCGCTGGCCCGACATCTCGGCCTGGACTGGTCCGCGCACGAGGAGAACACCGCGCGGCTGTACGAGGTGCTGCACTACGGCCTGCAGCTGACGTGGGCTGACCGGACCGTCGATCCCGACGATCCCGAGGTGCGCCGCCGTCGCATGCAGGACGAACGCAACGGTGTCCGCCCGCCGAAGGCCCCGATCCTGCCGCCGGTCGCCGTGCGTCCCGCCGCTGCCGCAGAGCGTGCCCGCGAGTCGTATCTGGCGGAACTGGCCGCGTGGACCGCTCCCGTCGCGTCCGAGCGGGTGATGGTCGACTCGGACGAGTTCGACCGCATCCTCGGCCTGGACTCGGAATAGCCGGGTGAGGGGGTGACCCCTCGTGGCCGGTGGCCGGATCGACATCGAGGTCGCTCCAGACCTGTCCAGGTTCCCAGGGGACCTGTCGTCCGGGCTGAAAGCGCAGACCGGACTGGCGTCATCGCTGGGCCGGGGACTGGGGCTCGCAGTCGCCGCCGGAGCCACCGTCGCCGCGGTCGGCCTGAAGAAGGTCATCGACCTCGGAGTCCAGTACACCGCGAACCTGAACGAGTTGCAGGCGGTCACGTCCGCGACCGGGTTCGAGATGGCCCGGGTCGGCGAGACCGCCAAGGCGTTGGGCGCGGACATCTCCCTGCCGGGCACCAGTGCGGCCGACGCCGCTGCGGCGATGAAGGAGCTGGCCAAGGGCGGCTTGGACGTCAACGAGGCCATGACGGCGGCCAAGGGGACGCTGCAACTGGCCGCCGCCGCCCAGGTCGAGGCCGCGCAGGCCGCGGAGATCCAGTCCGACGCGCTCAACCAGTTCGGCCTCGCAGCCGACCAGGCCGGGCACGTCGCCGACGTGCTGGCCAACACCGCGAACGCCGCCTCGG includes the following:
- the gp17 gene encoding tail completion protein gp17, producing the protein MESVLPWIPPAIRRLLLADPLFAAAVPGGRVSTRAPGDVTTPFVTIQLPTPLGAMGGGGYKPLVQVDAWSATVGGDDPEGVVWRIAMTAKNTLERARNVPYQSMHYSCRVLDAGPLPPDTSRGTSSPLYRAMVRVEMTVHNT
- a CDS encoding major capsid protein — protein: MAIVFDGPVSPDAVTSFIRLVPATTGFILNELLPDKEFQDIEVDFEELVLTNRVARFRSYDGRVHVSQRDGMRSGKVRLPPVSSSLNMGEYERLLLEFERIGGTRTDALKQAIYNDALRLVREVRNRMELARGDVLTDFKLSMLAGGNEPAGLEADYGAPAGHLVAPSTLWSNTTTATPLSDLVAWCDRWKTDNGGAGAGALWTSNRVLRLAQRNKEIIDAVYGATQGRTRVTVEELNNLLESEGIPTIRTYDASVDVDGVTTPIIPDDRLLIAPANGEELGFTAWGISATALELVRSNEAEMNFAIAPGVVGLVVKEGPPFREFTYVDAVGMPVISNPRALIVADVL
- a CDS encoding VG15 protein, which codes for MLPSSVAEVAGTYSRLVDELVVEAMAVLDQALSRGRSSPEAWRDAVQAIGDRLLALQVTAASYADPYLNDVLDAQDTDPVADAVVQPAAFADTTDGGGSWLQGLVFAPNSVREPGVEWASRFAFVARSITATGITDVARGSVQAGMQARPATRWYVRMLTGKSCARCAILAGRQYRSSVAFKRHRRCDCRVVPAAESVRDWTVDPDEYFRSLTTEEQDERFGKANAEAIRLGADVAQVVNAESGVYVASAHGREYLATTTGTTRRGLAGQRLDGAARLLPDEIFLQAERLGWDREEILAQLRRNAYLI
- a CDS encoding phage portal protein, whose product is MKLSDLTPEEWYARLTTKTLHQRRTALKWWQYMNLEQELVYVARIIAEQDDRFPPLLLPWAELVVESVIERLRLESFLSGEAPVDALVKSWNDNDLAVNSDEAHKASSVSGLHFLMVGPDGAGGSPMVTTEYCDQVAVELDPRTRQPLVGLKLWTEDLDGFGEGHAALYIPEVPTLTQRRPGRCRVFELDENGALFETEPLGDWSRVIAEDPSLPSVPFVPMLTNPVRGHGTSDLLQLKPTLDGANQIATNMMAAVEHHAVGRKWVVGASEKDFVDENGNQIPLWRIAMGDVWAIPHAKQEQRNEKPPETKVGQFAASDLRNFHESLKTLAQVAASKYGLPPLYMGYSSDNPASAEAIQFSLERLVLRAEKRQLWYGGAWERAGRIQWAILGKDPTEISGMESKWRNAATPTMASKMDAAVKAVGGPVIDQEQAWNDIGYSEAAKAGMRERMRLRGVTAAQSLRDLDATATPRGGA
- a CDS encoding terminase large subunit; translated protein: MALPRCGYVLDDLECRERGDHFCEPRALHAKAFFEEILVHTKGTWARKRFVLSAWQDTEIIAPIFGPVRWSEEFGCYVRVIRIVWIELARKQGKSEILAGIALYMLCADGEEQAEVYGAACDKDQARKVFDVAARMVQLSPVLSKRLVVKQHEKRIVDERTGSYYEVIAADAAGNLGHNPHCIVFDEVLTQKNGALWDSLRTAMGTRTQALMVAATTPGDDPSSWCGGMHDEMQRVADQPERAPHIHVFLRNTPPDADPWDETLWGYANPALGEFLSIQALRDEAVEARNDPSKENSFRQYRLAQWVRQSHRWMPMHLYEDCVGEPWLAPDYRRRELSGRVAWAGFDLAAKFDLVSWCLLVPDGHEVHALWRFWLPESGLAFLDKHNEGKFSRWAREGWLTVTEGDVVDYDRVYTDIETDARDFDIRASDADQWSMAPVIQEIEKRTGVWEIDAYNNTYQRMSPGMTELMALVKARRFRHHGNPVARFCFDAVEVRKAPYDPELIRPDKPERDKSGKRIDAVPSAAMAVSAWKRDPLPETKPTEPGRRIVVSSRRGRSA
- a CDS encoding phage terminase small subunit P27 family — translated: MPTAVAELNGYRKDRINHDEPVPAAGEVEPPAWMVAVHQLADDGEESALQVWRRLAPDLIAKKVLTPWDVEAFAVYCTSVVGYRRAAIEVAVEGMTTRGSQGVVKNPAVTAMKDCADLMNRYGAKFGLTPSDRAALAIKPDEGKGKGAERLLG
- a CDS encoding HK97 gp10 family phage protein; amino-acid sequence: MGAKVTVYSGQAVAEANRISTEYRRRIAERIAADARAEAPVRTGEYREGIGTRSDGDRVFVEDTDPESVFKEYGTVDTPPHAVVTDAARRYGRYSGWQPRG